From the genome of Spirochaetota bacterium:
CAGGATTATCGCAGAGGGGAAAACAAAAACTCAGCTTGAAGCTATAGTGAATACCTTTAAAAATGTAAGTAGCAGCGTATACATATAATTACTTGACAAAAATTAACCTGCCTCCGTAATACTATCGAAATCGAAATATTGCTCTATGTATAGGCTATGCATAGGTAGTTGTGGCACAGCACGTTAGTTTAACAACAAATTTGCATAAATTTTTTGAATTTTATATTGATTCTGGTATGTTGCTATATTAATTTCTATTGGGTTAGAGGAATGTTTGAACAACGAAGCTATTGTGGTGAATTAACGCTTGATGAAGTAGGTAAATCTGTTACACTGGCAGGTTGGGTTGACACAAAGCGCGATTTAGGTGGTATCATATTCATTGAATTGCGGGATGTTTCGGGGATTGTGCAGGTAGTTTTTGATGCTTCTAAAAATAATGAAGCGTATGCAAAAGCCGATAAAGTAAAAAATGAATACTGCATCCTTGTAACGGGTAAAGTAGCGAGGCGTACGGAGGATACTATCAATCCTAATCTTAAAACAGGTATGATAGAAGTTATTGCACAAGATATACGCATTTTGTCAGAATCAGAAGTGCCCCCCTTTCCTATTGATGTGTATACTAACCTCAATGAAGAAGTGCGACTTAAGTACCGTTATCTTGACCTGCGAAGGGCAGAGATGCAGCAGGCAATTATTGTACGCCATAAGGTTATGCAAGCAATACGGCAATATCTTACCAACAACAGATTTTTAGAGGTTGAAACTCCAATACTTAACAAATCCACACCAGAAGGAGCACGCGATTTCCTTGTACCAAGCCGTATCAACAGGGGCATGTTTTATGCGCTGCCGCAGTCGCCACAGCTTTTTAAACAAATTTTGATGATTTCTGGTTTTGATCGCTATTTTCAGATTGCAAAATGTTTCCGTGATGAGGACCTGCGCAATGATCGACAGCCTGAGTTTACACAGGTTGACTTAGAGATGTCGTTTGTAAATCCGCGTATGGTCATGGATATTATTGAGGGGCTCATTAAAGAAATAGTAATAGCAGTATTGAATAAAGAAATTACAACGCCATTTCCAGTACTGACGTATGATGAGGTTATGCAGCGCTATGGCAAGGATGCACCTGATACACGTTTTGGACTGGAACTTACAGACGTAACTGATATTTTTACCAATTCATCGTTTAATGTATTCAGGGCTGCTGTTGAAAATGGTGGAATTATTAAAGCGATAGTTGTTAATGATGAAGGCAAAATTTCCAGGGCAATGATTGATGAATACATTAATTATGTGCGTGCATTTAAGGCTCAGGGACTGCCAAGTGTACGCTATACTGGCACAGCATTTGAAACTGGTATTGCAAAATTTTTGAGCGATAGCGAAAAGCAAAAACTTATTGAGCGATTAAAGCTTAACTCTAATGCACTAATAATATTTTCATGTGATAAGCCAAAGATTGTAAATGATGCACTGGGCAACCTCAGAATTAAGATAGCCCAACAGCTTAACCTGATAGATGATAATAAATTGAATTTCCTGTGGGTGGTGGACTTTCCGCTACTGGAATATGATGCTGAGGAAGGCAGATACTATGCAATGCATCACCCATTTA
Proteins encoded in this window:
- the aspS gene encoding aspartate--tRNA ligase → MFEQRSYCGELTLDEVGKSVTLAGWVDTKRDLGGIIFIELRDVSGIVQVVFDASKNNEAYAKADKVKNEYCILVTGKVARRTEDTINPNLKTGMIEVIAQDIRILSESEVPPFPIDVYTNLNEEVRLKYRYLDLRRAEMQQAIIVRHKVMQAIRQYLTNNRFLEVETPILNKSTPEGARDFLVPSRINRGMFYALPQSPQLFKQILMISGFDRYFQIAKCFRDEDLRNDRQPEFTQVDLEMSFVNPRMVMDIIEGLIKEIVIAVLNKEITTPFPVLTYDEVMQRYGKDAPDTRFGLELTDVTDIFTNSSFNVFRAAVENGGIIKAIVVNDEGKISRAMIDEYINYVRAFKAQGLPSVRYTGTAFETGIAKFLSDSEKQKLIERLKLNSNALIIFSCDKPKIVNDALGNLRIKIAQQLNLIDDNKLNFLWVVDFPLLEYDAEEGRYYAMHHPFTAPKPECEPLLDTITPQTTGAIKAQAYDIVLNGVEIGGGSIRINRTSLQKKMFGILGISEDEAKVKFSFLLDALKYGAPPHGGIALGLDRILMLLLKRNSIRDVIAFPKTQKGQCLMSEAPSPVSAEQLKELSIKVVEL